GCTTCTGGTTTGCCGTAGTTTGGCTGTACATAGAGGAGCACGCAGGTGCTGGGTTCCAGACCGGCACGACGCAGGATATCTTGGGCGTAAGATATCCTCGCATCGTCATCCTCCAGGTCTTGACTTTTGGGCACGAAGCCTTCGAACATCTGATGGAAGCAAAACTGTGATGTGGTACCCCTGACACGGTGGTCGAAGTTGCAACACAGCAGGGAAGGGAGGTGCTGGTCGCCAATACTGCATGTTTCAACTGGCTGCCAATCGATATGTCTGCTTATTTATTCTTACTGAGTTGTCCTTTCTTGGTTCAATACACACGAGTGTGAAGCCTGTTTTCTTTACTGATTTACTTGTTTGttcgttcttttctttcactGAGAACCTCAAGCCACGTAGTTCTAAGCGGGTGTCGCACACAAAAGTTCCCCGGAGAACACTCGTATGTGCTTTCGCGCACAAGAATGGTACTGTTCAAATGAAGGAGAGGTAGAATCCgttaaaattgaataattattcAAGGAAAAAGAACGCATGCAATGAATGGCCAGAAAACGCAGTTTTCTGTACTTCATTTTAGCAAAGTGCGGTGAATATTTCAATGCTAAATTAAAGCTTTTAACCATCGCCAAATTTCGCAAACATTTTAGTGAAACAACAAGGCATTGCGCTGCATATATGGATGTTCTTATTTTCTAAATTTGTGTAAGAATATTGTGTCCTTAGCATAAGTTCACTGGCTGACTTCAATTCTACATTTACAGCACCTCCCGTAAAGTAATACAGTCTATAGTTAAAAATTAGTAACCTTCCCCAAATAATCAGCTTCGTAATTGTCACTCAAGTTCTTATGTCTCCCGCTGAAACTGGTCAGTACCAatttccttaatttttttctcaGGTACCCTGATCTTTAACAATCGGAGCCTTTCTTGGCAACAACACAGATTACAGGTGCTGTGAAATACAAGCTTGATGGGAGGCTGCCGTGCCAATGCGGcgggaaaaaaaattgtaaacGACGTAACAGGCAAGAGAGCCGGCCGCTTTAATCTTTTAATCTGTAATCTTTTATTCTTGTCTTGGAAAATATAAATAAATTGCTTTTTCATTAAAGAATTTCGTGTCCACTGTtaacaaatgtctaaatgcccaAAATTATATATCTGTCATGCACGTACAAGTTTTTTACGCGCAGTTGTGTCATTAGAGTATGTTAACATGTAAATTCGTGTAGTATCCTTGTCCAAGTTCTTGCAGTGCTGTCATCTAACGTGTGGGCTCTCAGAGTGAACTTCGCACTTTCCCTAGCTTGCAGGTCTGTGGATGTTTGTTGGCGGACGTTTGTGCATTTTCGTGGGCGCACTTGCACTCTCTTCCGCGCCCTCTTTTTCACTGGTGCACGTGCACAACTTTGTTCGTGTTCCTCTCAGAACTTCCCGCGCTTTAATTATATATGTGCATTCCAAAGCAACAAGGAGCAACTGGCACCGCGTAAGAATGCCGCCTGGTCCTTTAAGATAAGACAACATAAAGAAGCTCAAAGCTAACAAGTTTTACCTTTGAAAACTTGCTCCAGCGATCCAACTTCGCCACTTTCCTCCAAAGCATCCTCGTGGGCGACCAGGCGGGAAAGACCAGAAGACACTCTCCGCGAGAGGTCAGCAGCGTCGACACGTTCTTCATGGCCTGAGCCTGGTCCTTGACCCAGTTGAGGCAAAAGAAGGAGTAGATGCGATCAAACTTGCCATACTTCTTGGCGAAATTGCTGACGTCATCACCGATGTTGAGGTATTCGAACTCGATGCTGGGGTGCGTGCAATGCTGCCGAGCATAGGCCAGCATATCTTCTGAGGCGTCGACCGCGATGATTCTTTTGCAGGGTGGACAACGCGAAAGGAGCCAGTCGCGGGTGAAGTCTCCGGTACCACAGCCGATGTCCAGGAACTGATGGCATTCAGTGGCTTGAGACGAAAATGCCATCTGAAGCAGGTCTAGAACCTTTAGGTTCAATTCTCGCTGCCGATCATCGTTGTTGACGTACAGCTCCGAGTTGTACCTTGGATTCCTGGACGGCTCGTTCGGCATGGCTCTTGGTGTGATCCTCAGTACGGCCAATGTGTGCTGCTGAAAAATAAGAGGTAAAAAAGTTTGAACATATGCGCTTTGCGGACATGTGTGCGCAGCTTCAGTCATGCATCCTTGAAAGCTACTATCAGCGACGTCTGCCTTTAGAAATGCCCACCTCGCATGTAATACTACAATTTGGGGCATTTGGAGCgcaactcttaggcgcccgttcttaCGTTGAGCAGGAGCGTCTTGCGGCGTCCCAGCcaaaccgagcgaacgagcacagtgaaagatgaaagagtgaacgcagagcgcagcggaggatgaaagactgcgatagtgaagagagcgcgaggaggaaagcggaggagcagggtatggtgaaagcgtgagaagaaaaccgCAGTGCCATGCAAGACGGGCTCCGCGGCAATGACCGCTACGAGacggtgccagagtagcgcgccgtcgtctgttgaCTCATGACGCCATTGATAAGGCATGTGGTGAGCGCGTCCACCAACaccatgtatggaaacaaagctctgcatgagtggaggtccgtctgaggcagctgctgtgaatcgcgcccacgcgtcccTGAAGCGTGGCCTCCTGCGCTCTCCCAAGTAGCGAGGTAGTCACGCCACACTTCACTACATTTACAGTGTGacgcacaagacagattgtccgcgatagccacgctactcacagcgttctcttccttaTATAAGCCCTGTAGCCATATAATCACAATACAATATACCGACCCGCATACTTCTTTCTCGTATAGggcggcgctcaaatttcgcattaggaagtgcCGTCATCGTCGGTGAATGTTTAGGtataaataggtaaataaataaattatattgGACCATATTATTTCGGCAACATGAGCTCTTCTAACATGCTTGTAATACTTATTCTAGAAAAGAATGCATTGCCCTTCTTTCATGGGGTTTTGTGTGTAAAACCACGACCCTACTATGAGGGCCGTCGTAGAGGGGGACTCCGCAATCAtttaaaccacctggggttccttaacgtgcaccttacatacgtggcagccatgcatcgatggaaacagGCAGAGTGGGAtgaattgaatgcacagcttagaaAGATTACTAAACGgattctcgggttacccgtatacacttgtatagagcgcttaatgcagcttggcattcataatactctcgaagagattgcagaggcccaggagcgcgcacagcttactcgcctcacaacaacgaaggcagggaggtcCATCTTGCAGGCAATCGAATATCACCCcaatagagtagcggaggagttttctgacgttcctccgtcaattcgtgagaacattacgggcGCGCCTATACCtagcaacatgcaccccgatcataatcgcggtagaaggagggcatgggcggccaacctccttaggcaaatacacaatGATCAGCGACAGGaaagctttgtggatgccgcttcttgtaagggacgtcgggcgttcaccatcgtcactgtcgatGGTCGGCAATGAATCACGAATGCTGCCccggttcggacgagggactccgaaataggtGAACAAacggctattgcactagccctgctggatagctcacgggatatCATCTATAGTGGTTCAAGATCTGCACTCATAGCATCTTAAAAGGCATCGTTTCCAAACAGCCCCTCAGACttcttgggggcaaggcaatcacgcaccacataatttattggttttccgcacatcagggtcagataaagggtgctcctcccaacctcaacgagtcggctcacggggctgcgcatgaacttgcccaccgcgctaccctcaaccaatcggaagccgactccccagagaacagggacacgctcTTCACCTACAACGatattactaaacactactatctcatcCGTAGAACCTACTTTTCTCCTCATCCGCAgttcaatagagctcaagcattaacgctccgtctactacaaacgaatacgtatccaAATCCGTCGCTCTTACGTAAAATCtctccggatacttacaccaatgctacctgccacgattgtggagaaatagccacgttagaccacatgctctggcggtgtgcccggtcccGCTCtgtcatcgataacagctcggtcAGATGGGAGGTGGTTCTCTGCAGCCCtattctggctgaccaactctgggctgcccagcaggcccacgatgcggccgagaggctcggccttccggttcccacgtgggagcggcccgcttcgtgaagactcacgatctggaGGACTTCACTAAAGTtttgccataccataccataccataccatacccctACTTCGCTTGTATGTaacgcgacgtcaggaaaaccgcgaaCGCTCTTCATCGGATTTCGCGTATGCAAATTGAATATGCGTGATTAGattgaacaaaaagaaacaactaTTTCTTACTCTAAGCCTTTTTTACCATCAGCCCTCTGCAATTAGTCAAAAGCTttcaggctgcgcccacttcacctgtctgtcacgcgacgtcacaaaaccgcgaaaactcttTGCGTCAAAGTGCACATAAAATGCGCGCATTAAAGTTGTATTAatctgccgaacaaaactgaatttttttccgaGAACAACCGGACACTGCCCCGTTCAGAAataaatagaagatggctgcctgtTGATCGCTCTGGTACTGGCTACTCGAAGCTGCCGCGTAGAATGGATATatgtgcgtataataaacatttctgCGTGGCAGTACAGCGTTCTCGAGCCCTTTCAACACGTAAACGAAATCACTATGCCAAATTATTTTCGCCGAGGATATGTTTAAGCTGTGTTTTTTACCCTTCCGTTGCGCGCGGCCGTGATTATCTACCAGACACCGAAAGCTAAGCAAGAAGAAGCGGGCTAGTAGCAGACGTTTGTGCCACCATCCTAATCAGGTTATCTACTTACACTGTGCTAGCCCGGCCACAGTGAAACTCTCCAATTCTGCGTGCTCTTCACCTCTGGACAGCCAAATATATAAGACAAACCTTCCAAGTAAGGGAATGCTATTCGctctgaaagcaaacaaaagtgacctcctggaATTGAGGAGAGGAGCGTTTCATTTacctgttcaaacaacgctgcgaatTACTGCCCAATGCTTGAGTCGGCGGTTATGCAAATGTCGGGAGATCGGGATAAAAACATACTAGAATAGCTTTGCGTTATTGGGTCCCACAATACGTTAAAAACTTGAACAAACGCAAAAAGAATTATAGCTTACTTGTATCCAGGTAACTTTCTTTTCCGAGTTGCGCCTACCAGAAATGACTGAAGGTCAAAATTACAATCCAAGCGACGGGCGCTGGAACAACTTCGGTAAAGAAGAGTATCCCCGTAGTCAATggtttaaactttttttttcgtgaagtGGAACCCTCGAAGCTCTAACCAAGCTACGCAGCTGCTGGGTTCCGGTGTAGCTGTGCCTAGTATGTAGCGCACAACGGCCTCTTTATAGGTGAGGCGCATGCGCCGTACCAGGTCTGTGCAGCTGTGCACATCCGCCTTAAAGCACACGTGCCATTGGATATTAATTTTGATGCGGCGTGTTTAGCATGAGTAACTTCACAAAGGAAACACAATGTGGTTGTGTGGCCGCTTTTGGTGGTGCTAACCTTGCCATCAACGCCGGCAACTTCGGCGCCCTCAACTCATCGCGATACAATGCTTGAGAAAGACCGCGGTTCGATGTTTGAAGCAGATGGCTTTCGGGAGCGAAACAAAATTTCTCTGCTTTGAATGCCGAGAATCGGCGGTGGTGCATTGGCAGTGGGAAAACTAGCGTTCGGTGAGTCAGAGCATGACAGGCATAGCCTTGTCACTACCCGTATGGTACGAGGAAAATTACGCCGAAAAGGGCAAAACGTGCCAAACACTTTTCTTTTCCGGTAGCCTTCAATCTATCACCGAGTTTCCGGTGCAACTGCATTTTAGATTGGAAAAAAAGCAAGCTTTTAAGGCGCGTGTTATAGAAAGAAGAGCAATGCTCGGCACCCGGAAAGTATGCAGTAGTCTCGTAAGCACGTGTTTTGAGCACATGTCAAGGCTTTTTCCTAACCACGCCGCtttcctgaatttttttttccctgagGGACCCGACCAAAAGGTCCTATGCATGGATTCGAAATAATATAGCCATACACTTGAAATTATAGAGCAATACAAAATTATCTTGGTTTCATGGTGAGTGTCCAGGCTTGGAAGTTTCAGTGCGCAGAGTGCGATCCTTGCGTTTTAATCATTAAACAAATGTTATGTGTGACGTTTGTAACCTTTGATGAGTGGTTCTGTTGTATTACGTCAAGTGTTACAAGCGCTGATATCCAGATAAACAAGAACATCGAATCTTCGCCCTGCTCCCTGGAAGGAATAAGAATGGCTTTGACTACGTGGGGTGGAACTGCGTGGGCAATCGCACACGAAAACCGGTTATGTTGTCTACTTCAACGGACGCGTTCGCCTCCCCTAGTCTACCGTGTTACCTTCCTGCGTGCCTGAGTCGATGCAACGGCTTGTTAATTGACCCATGCCGAATGCCGAGTATAATTTAGAATGCGTACTTGTCCTCTATATACGCGTAGAGGTGTATTACATCTGAAATGCATTAAGGGTCTGGCATCCTTGTGATATCTGACAAGTGCTGCAAGTTCGGAGGGTCGGTAATGTTGCATACTGACGCAACCGGACTTAACAGCGCCTGTTACATCCATTTCTTTTGTTGGAGTCAGCCTTTCTCGTGCTGTTGCTCTATCATTACGCATGTAATACTTGCTCAAAGAAAGTGATATTTCATGGAATACCCCGTGGCGATCAACACAAAGCTTCTACAAAATACGCCAAGTCAAATCGCTTTATCATGGTAAGAAAAATGCATAGATAAACAAATGGATGGCTTAACTCTGTTGCTTGCAATCATGCTTATGTCGTTAATTGAGGGTTTGTAGACGTTCAATTATAATCCAGCTCATTAAGATTATTACGATTAGGAAGCATTATTAGTATGAATCCCCGGTTTTCTTCGCACATCAAACCGGGTGGCGCTATTCACTTTGAACAGACAATATAGTAATCGTTATAGCAACTCAATTCTGCGTAACCAAGCTACAAATCACTTCATAAACCTGCACGTGTTGCTAGGGGGTGAGAGAGATAATACAATACATTAGGCGTGCGGGCGTGCGAATACGCAAAGTTTTGAATAAGAATCAAATAGTCCATCCTATTCGGTTCATATTGGTTTCGAAAATTCACTATTCGAAATTGccgaatatttctttctttttggataTTCTAGACTCTCAACAACACTTTGGAGTGGTTCCGAATGTCAGGCATAAGAATGTTTTAGAGTGAGGCAGCCTACATGCGAATTTGTCTAGACAGCCTCGCTGACTTTGCCTACTTTCTGAACAATGCGAGGCGTTTTATTATCAAACTTCACCCGGTCAACGAACACAGCAATATGTGTGCACGTAAATGCGGGCTATTCTACTATTACATTACGGCCATTATCATGGCGCTTCAGATACACTGTACAAAATTTCCGTCactatacggaggatttccgtcaaTATAAGGATGAACTTCAGGTAGAAATACGAAAAGTATGTCGTATTTCAAAAATATGGCAAAACCTACCGTTAATATAAAGGTGCTCCCTGTTTTAAGTTTTACGGACATTTCACTGCAATAATGCAGTGGCTACACTGTTTTGCACGAAACaaacagaattccgtatttttgttatgcgagcACCCGTATTTTTGCGAGGAAAACTATACATGCTGTCTGAATAAGCGCTTGTACTAACAAAGTTTCACCtagcaatattttattgaacacgcaaactttAGGCATTATGAAGATATGTACCAAATGTGGGAGTTAGCTTTCTACCAAAAGCtacaataacagatcgtataaatatatattcGCATCCTCTATTCTTGTCGCTGTTTTCCGCGCATACGGGCCTTGTATAACGCTAATCTAAGCGTAAATATATGCGTGTgtttgcaatgttctcaaattaagcgctttgcagTTAAAAATACAGCATATGTGTTTAAGTGAATGACGAGCCGTGGGCATACGTGCGAATGTAAACAAACTTGCGGCACTCAGAGGCTGGTGCTCTGGGAATGACAATGGTGCTCTACGACAAAAATTGTGCGCACTTTATATCAGtataccgaaacgcagggagtgggaTAATGACCATAACTGCGTTTACATTCAGCAACAAAATTTGTTGcttcccttcgagaccatttaatggtctcgaagggaagtggcggcctatagatccaagtacaacggccGGATCAAATTTTCGAATACGGGAAgcgattatttattttatttatttatttatttatttatggtaccctcaaggcccgaaggcattacagaggggagtgggaaaacggGAAGTATAACAATAAAGTACGGAAAATAAACAATACAGTGTGTTAGTAATTACTAGTTATACAATACTATGTAAtatcttgcccaaaatttgtaagtacgacagacaatgtaaagaaagtagcatcttgataattcctgttattacaatgttaaccagtgtcgtccttagtcgcttgta
The nucleotide sequence above comes from Dermacentor andersoni chromosome 10, qqDerAnde1_hic_scaffold, whole genome shotgun sequence. Encoded proteins:
- the LOC126544681 gene encoding juvenile hormone acid O-methyltransferase-like; the protein is MPNEPSRNPRYNSELYVNNDDRQRELNLKVLDLLQMAFSSQATECHQFLDIGCGTGDFTRDWLLSRCPPCKRIIAVDASEDMLAYARQHCTHPSIEFEYLNIGDDVSNFAKKYGKFDRIYSFFCLNWVKDQAQAMKNVSTLLTSRGECLLVFPAWSPTRMLWRKVAKLDRWSKFSKMFEGFVPKSQDLEDDDARISYAQDILRRAGLEPSTCVLLYVQPNYGKPEAYIDMQLSLNPAWSLATSEEREALRNDVTAEVLKWTSESAYSARPSLYVIHARKIKT